GGTGCTGGTCAAGAAGGGCGACCAAACAACCTCAGGTCAAGCACTGCTCGTCATCGAGGCGATGAAGATGGAAAACCGCGTCTTCACCAACATTGCCGGGACTGTTGCCAGCGTTGCGGTCAAAGAGGGCGACTCGGTGAATACGGGCAAAGAACTATTGAGGATTAAGCTTTGACCGCCACGCCCTCACTTGCACTTTTAGACCGCGTAGCCATCCAGATCGCAACGGCCTTTGGTATTGGTCGCGCGCCAAAGGCGCCGGGGACTTTTGGCTCGCTCCCTGGGTTGGCCGTGGGTGCAGGGATTAACTGGGTTGCTTCAAGATCCTTTGGTGCTGGGACTCTGGAGTTTCATGGGACATTAGCTATCTCGTTGGTTATGGTTAGTGCCCTGGCCTATTGGTCTATAGACCGTATGGAGACGGCATTAGCGGTGCATGATGATCAAAGCATCGTCATCGATGAAGTTGCTGGTCAGGCAATTGCAGCGGCTTGGATGCCTATAGACTGGGCGCCTTATTTCGTCGCATTCCTGCTCTTTAGACTGTTTGACATCACGAAGCCTGGCCCCATCGGTAAAATCGATCGCGATGCTCCTGGCGCCTGGGGCACCTTGGGTGATGATCTCCTGGCTGGTGTCGTCGCGGCGATTGTGGGATCTACCCTGGCTTACGCTTTGCCTGTGTAAATTCGCAAAACTTTAGTTATCATCGGGAAAAGTCCACTTCTGCCATTTGTAGCAACCAGGAGAGTCCCAATGATGCGACGGTCGTACCGTTTCGTAGCTGCGTTCGCCTTTGCCCTCGTGATCAACGCCAACAGCGCTCAAGCATGTACCGTGGTGGCGGTACCCCATTTTGCCGACCAACTAGTCGGTAAGAGTTACGACTGGGATTTTGAAGATGGGCTCATCATGGTGAATAAGCGCCACGTGGCGAAGACAGCTCTAATACTGGACCCCAAGAATACGGCAGCGGCGTGGACGTCG
The sequence above is drawn from the Deltaproteobacteria bacterium genome and encodes:
- a CDS encoding phosphatidylglycerophosphatase A yields the protein MTATPSLALLDRVAIQIATAFGIGRAPKAPGTFGSLPGLAVGAGINWVASRSFGAGTLEFHGTLAISLVMVSALAYWSIDRMETALAVHDDQSIVIDEVAGQAIAAAWMPIDWAPYFVAFLLFRLFDITKPGPIGKIDRDAPGAWGTLGDDLLAGVVAAIVGSTLAYALPV